The nucleotide window TATCAGCACTTGAAATGAGCCAAAACTCAGAAAGATTACAATGGACATTTGAAGAAGTAGATACAAGACTACAAAACATCATGAAAAACATCTTCGCACAAATCGAAGCAAGCTGTGACAAATACGAAGCAGGAAACGACTACGTACTCGGAGCAAACGTTGCTGGATTTGAAAAAGTTGCAGATGCAATGCAAGCACAAGGAATCGTTTAATCACAGAAATTTTAGAAAAAGAAACAAGGTCAATGATGAGAACTTCTCTCATCATAACTTCTTTTTTTACAACTCTTTACTACATAAACACCTAAAAACTAAAACTATTTTCTTAAATAAATTACATTAAATAAATTACATTATAAAAATTACAAATTTGATCTCTCATTTTTTTTTATGTAAATAAAAAAATATTTACTCTTTTTTTAATAGAAATAATAAACATTAACAAAATAAAAAAAAAATACTACTAATTTTTTTATATAAAATTAAAAACTTAAAAGGATTATAATATTATGAGTAAAACAGGTTCAAAAGAAGAAAGAGACCTAGTTAACATGTTATGGGATGTGGGATTTGCAGCAATGAGAGCACCAGCAAGTGGAGGTGCAACAAAAAGACCACTACCTGATGTACTTGCAGGAAATGGAGAACTATATCTTGCAATAGAGGTAAAATCATCACGTCTTGAACACATATACATTGACAATGAAAAAATTACAAATCTAAAAGAATTTTCAAAAATATTTGGATCAAAATCATACATTGGTGCAAAGTTTATACGAAAACCATGGAGATTTATAAAACTAGAAGACTTACACATAACACCAAGTAACAACTATCGAGTAAATCAAGAACTTGCATTCACAAAAGGAATAGACTTTGATGAAATGATAGAAGAAAGCAAGCAAACTAAACTATTATAATCACCACCACATGAAAAGTAGAAGGACACATGAGTATACATAATACTCTAACTTATTTTTTTTAGATAAAATTAGCTGCAACCAATTATAACTTTTATGAAAACATAA belongs to Methanosphaera sp. and includes:
- the hjc gene encoding Holliday junction resolvase Hjc; the encoded protein is MSKTGSKEERDLVNMLWDVGFAAMRAPASGGATKRPLPDVLAGNGELYLAIEVKSSRLEHIYIDNEKITNLKEFSKIFGSKSYIGAKFIRKPWRFIKLEDLHITPSNNYRVNQELAFTKGIDFDEMIEESKQTKLL